The sequence CCTAAATCATAAAGTCGATTAATCAATAATCATATAACAGGTCAATCCCCAATCCAACTCAAATCTGCAGGATTTCAATGTTCAGAAAAAATCACTTGAGTTCTCAATTTATAATTAGGTCAAAAAATGTGACAACCGGAACAAGTCACTCAACCTGATACGATTGTAATTGGTCCACGAACTTCAGGTAAATTGTGCTTTGTGTAATGTTTTACTAGACACTTGATCAGCAATGACTTCCCCACCTACAACACTCTCAAAAATTAACCAAgaaaatacataatatatacgTAATCAAGGACCAGTAGAACTTCATGCGCACAAACCTGAGGAGGTCCCTGAACTACAACAACAAATGGAGCAGGTTCTCCTGTATTCCGATCAATTGTTGGTACATGAAGCCTTTTCTGCTCCTTCTCTGTAGCTCGTGATTGGAGCCGCTTGGCTTTCACAGAAGAAGTGAACGCAAACGCCTATGGAAATGAATGCATTAATATAAACACAATTAATCCTGATAACCTAATTCACCAATTTGCTCACTAGCACATAGAAATCATATCAATCAAGCTAGCGCGTCACAGCAGCAGAATTTACCATACAATATTCAATATAAATCACAACCTGAATCTCAGTGAACATCATAAACGCTAATCAAAACGTAAGCAGGAAACAAATTCTTCTATTCCTCTAACacatcaataaaaatatatgcatccagaacaaacaaacaaaacaaattaaTCACTGGAGCCGCTTGGCTTCCTATGGAAACGAATGCATTAATATAAACAGAATTAGTCACGATAACCTAATTCACCAATTTACTCCCTAGCACAGAGATATCGTATTAAGCTGGCGCGTCACAGCAGCAAAATTTACCGTACATTACTCAATATAAATCACAAGCTGAATCTCACTGAACCTAACGAAAGCTAATCAAAACGTAAACAGGAAACAAATTCTCCTATTCCTCTAACATATCTCttccacaaaaataaaaaatatatgcatCCAAAACAAATTATCAAACTTATAGAAGATACACTCTTCTGAATGATACCTTAGGATTGTTTATCTTCTGCTGCTCCTTCGAAAGGCCTTCGGCCGGCTTCGACTTCGATTTCTTCTTCGCGGAAGCTCCAGACTTTCGAATCCTATGAGACTTGTGTGGCTGCTCGCTGTCGCCGTCTTTCCCCATACTTGCGCCTCCGTGTTGTACGGGTTACGGCGGGGAATCGCAGATGCGGCGATGCTTGAAAACTAGTAGTAAGATTTTAGAATTTGGGGTTTAAGAGAGGAAATCTGtatctatttatatataaaagctgaACACGGAGtatgtttttaaattatactatatatatatattcattaaacTTAAAAATATTACTAGTGTATATAAAAGCTGAACAAATCtatgttttaaaattaaactgtatattcattaaatataaatagaTATAATATGTtaatatacataaatttatattgtgTATACTttagtataatttttatattagtatgtTGATAAAGCATTTCTCCTTTGAGTCACCTAGAAAGTTGAGTGTGAGTCTATTGAGGTTCGAGTCATTTAAAAGATTAGAGTGTGAGACTGTGAgtgttgttttcttttttttggtgtaacaaatttttaaaaatctatgtaTCATTACAATAATTTCACTACCTCAGTTTCAATTTTGgcgaaatattttataaaatatgaatctattaaaattaaattgtcTAGGGCTATCTATTGAAAATTCTAAAAACTACTTGTAGACTAATAGAAACTTTGAAAGgaaaatatctatatatatttattaaaaattcaagaagataataataatattcattaGATAAATAATATGTTGTCAAGGTATTGATAGTTGATTTGATTTGGCcactaattataaaatgaattcatatttattttaacaatatcataattattttatataacaCGAGTCAATCTTATCTTCcttgaaaaatatattataaattaaatttttcactattttaattaaatatgcaTCATTATATATCTATGTGCATAtgtgtgtgttggccaaacCATAAGGCTTTAGTATGCCTAAGGctaaaggtcttgggttcgagtctccTGTGGGGCGACCTATATTTGGTCCAACACAAAAAGAACAACTTTTATTTGATCTTCGTCACTACTAACTACCAATACCATCAATACCATTGCCGTCATCACCTGAATAACAATAACAGCTTTTATTTGATCTTTGCCGTTACTAACTACCAATACCATCAATACCATTGCTGTCATCACCTGAATAACAATAACGGCTTTTATTTGATCTTCGTCACTTCACTACCGACACCATCAATTCACTATTTAGATTCATCCATTGCCGGCATCACCTGAATAACAATAACAGCTTTTATTTGATCTTCGTCACTTAACTACCGACACCATCAATTCACTATTTAGATTCATTTGATCTTCATCGCTACTCACTACCAATACCATCAATACAATCgtcttttatattattattaaaaaaataaacatatggAATAACTATTAAACAACTTTTATTTGATCTCACActactaaaaaagaaaataggcataacggttcatacataacggtttgtttcaaaaaccgttatgtatgagcgtttttTTTAGAATAGAGAACGGTTTACTAAACTTTCGTTATGTATGTAGTGTTATCCTTATACATATATAACAGTATCAAACCATGCGTTATGAatgagcgttatctattagtcgTATGCATAACGCTATTAGTGAACCGTTATGAGATACGTTATCTATGAGCTTTTCTTTGATAACGATAGTTAAAACGTTAAGAGAAGCGTTATATATGAGCGTTCATTTATAACACTTATTTCAACTGTTAAGTTaactgttatgtatgagcattattttttttttcatttttttccagttttttatcaatttattttttcaaaataataatatatctattttaaaaataataaaaaagtttttatctaaaaattaaaagttacaAAAGAAATTTATTTGAGTTAGtacttaactaaataaaaattaattttaattattaaaaatagaatagtTCAACATTGTTACATATTTCCCTAAAAAAACATTATTATAGATAAAGTtcaaaaaaaacacaaaaaaataaaaaaataaaacaaaagaagtATGAAAGCCCTAACTACATTCAATAATCATCCTCCAATAGTTGCCCTCCTCCCACATCCGCCCTCCTTCTCCTCATACGCCGTCGCCGGCACAAGTCACTCAATTTATAATTAGGTCAAAAAACGTGACATGAATCACTTGAGTTCTCAATTTATAATTAGGTCAAAAAATGTGACAAGCGGAACAAGTCACTCAACCTGATACGATTGTAATTGGTCCACGAACTTCAGGTAAATTAGCACATAGAAATCATATAACAACAGCAGAATTTACCATACAATACTCAACATTTCAGCATGCTAAGTAAGCTTTAATTTGCTCGAAAATAGAATTCGTcttaaaattactacaatcaataagttggtgtattttttgacactttttaaagttcatgttaaaaacCAAAATCCATCCAAAGTTAGTGTATTTATATGCCAATAACGTCccataaacaacttataagttaatGAAAGAATTTCTATTTGTATATCTCTTTCTTAACGACATTCAAATAGTTCATTCAAAGTAAATGTCACATAAAACAACTTATGAGTTATgttgaagagcttataaattgagTCAAACATCATCTATATCAAAAACAACTACTTTGATATGTAATTTTGTAATAATACATTGTTTATTTTCCATTATGGTCTATACATCAATTAAATCCACTTGTCACAATTagcacatatacatatatatatataggggcgcgctccagtgagaccccctgtttttcgtgtaacatgagtacaatgaataagacatataatactaatgaacaaaacgtatatctaatgaacaagatgtatatactgatgaaaaataaaatttaaaaaattcgtaatgaataagatatatatactgatgaacatagccatatatactgatgaacaatgcagtatatactgatgaataacaaaatttaaaatattctgctccctccaggattcgaaccctgcgaaaaaaaatcaccctccagatacaatctcagccatagaattgataaaataaacgcatcagatcgtgccctagatctcactaaaattagggggcctcattggagcggccccctatatatatatatatatatatatatatatatatatatataggggatatatatatatatatatatatatatatatatatatgaactcATAATATTTGTAGGAGACATGAATAATGAGAATTGAGTCTTAAAATTCTCCATCAACACAAAAAAAATCACTACTTAGATCGATTTATTTCAAAGAACTACACCGTGGGAATGTgcaatattttaaatttgaaataaatatgataaatatatttggGGAATCTCCTATCTCCAACATGCAAAATATTATTACCAATACGATAAAATTCCACAACAAGACTTAACAACCACAAATAGTCCAAAACTCGCAAAGAGACATTTGATCCTACTAGGATAACGCCGACGTAACGAAAATAAAAAGgaacttaaaataaaagatgAGAACAAATCAAGCTTTTATTTGGATCTTCGTCGCTACCAATACCATCGCCGTCATCACCTCAATCCCATCTTTTAGACtcatataattattaaaaaagatAAACGTATGgaataaaaaatagataaaaacatAATAGGCTTTATGCAATGGAAATGTAAAAGGAACTACTCGGACATTTTCAATAATTCAACTTCTTCAAACAAACAGTCAACGTTTAGAAAATGATAgttacatataaaattatgaaaaataaataaattgtgacttaacttataaactatttatGAACTTATTTTATCAGacatttcaaaaatttataaatttttaaacaacttataaattatttttctttttttagtcaactgataaatttataaaaaaaataagttataatGAGGaacatatttttcaaaaaaaaacttgtatatattttttttcaaacacttttcaaatatataattatataaactcCTAAAtagcatataaattattctcattttaatcaattttataaattatttaaaagaagttataaatttgaatatgttctctttgatttgataattaaatttatcattaaaaaataaagaatatatatatttttaaatcacTTATATTTCGTTTTCCctcatttcattcaaaaaataattttttcctTTCTCATTTCTTCTTTTTGAAGAATAATACTATCCATCCATTTCTAATGTGGTAAAAGATGAAAATTATATCTTTTATAAATCACTTATATTATCGCATTTGAAATTATATCTTTTATAAAAGATGAAaattttattctcttttattttttcgtgataaatttataaactaaaacAAACACAACTTCAAAAGTTTATAACCTCCACCAAACACCTCCAaagtttcttcttcttctcaatCCCAACACAAATACAACCTCTACACATACAACAAtccaagacaaaaaaaaaaactgtgatAACATAGGAAGAAATTAAAACACACAAACTAAAATCGACATTATCAATCAAATTAATTCCaaagcagcagcaacagcatcAGATTGAGTCGTCAAAGCAGATTCCATATTCCTGGCCATGCCTTGCAGCCCCATCGCGACATACTTGGCCAAATCCTCGCAGCTCAAGCCGTCGACGGGGTCGGCCACGAACGACCACTCGATCTCGCAGCCGGGATCATCTCCGCCGTCGATCGGGACGACTCTCAGCGTTGACTCGTACGACTTGAACCCCATGTTGCTGTCGACGACCTCGTAGCTCAGCCGCCTCCCCGCCGCGTCCACGCCGGTGAGGCGCTCGCGGCACCACCGCACCGCCGGGTCGCCGCCGCGGGGGGAGGCGGCGCAGTGGCGGACGAGGCCGCCGCTCTTGCCGTCGCCGTCGTCGACGACTTTGAAGCACGTGTCGATGGTGGGGAGCCACTTGTGCAGGCTGAAGAAATCCGCTAGGAGCGGCCACACCTCGTCTGCGGTGGGCTTCAGGAGCTTCGCGGTGGCTTTGCCTTCCCATTTCAGATTGCCGTCTGCTTCCATTTttcacagtttttttttttttttttttttcagaggTAAGAGGAAATTTTGGTGAGGGAGAAGAGTAGTAATGCACGGTCTACGGAAAATGGAGTTTTTTATATAAAGGCAAAAGGAGTTTGTTTGTAACTTTGTCGTTTAAGGTTAGAGAGTTGgtatcttcaaaaaaaaaaaaaaaaaaggttggaGAGTTGGAAAACTTGGAATATTATCTcggtatatatttttatgtggGAGTATATTGAAATAGGGTAATTTAATTTCAATAGATAAATTTTCATCTAACATTAAATTTTACATGGGTGCATTATCtttgattataaatttattgtaaaaaaatgagagataaaaaaatatataaaaattaaatattttctatcttttttttatctcatgaTTTTCAAGGTGAAAAACATAATTTATCACATCAATATCTaaggaaaatattatcacatcaattctccataataatattataattggagtgaaaaaagatttaaaaaaaaaaggactgCCCGAATTCTTTTCTATCATGTGCGAGGAAAATTATCATTCCTATATAATATGTGGAAATGATgggaaaatggtgaaaatatatattttccatcaaagagaacgcatCATGAGGTGTGTATTGACAGTATGGTTAAAGTTTGAAGTTAAATGTTTTAAGTTTATATTaatgtaattaataattaaattaattgttatTAATAGTGATATTGATAAAGTTTTAGTGAGAAAATTTTGGAcaattgatttaatttatacaattatcaatttataaaatttaaactcTATGTACTACTATTATACAATAGCTAGATGGTTGATGTTACCCTAGTCTTCATGGCAACCATGAGCAGGAGAGGGCTCATACATGTCCAAACaagatattaattatttatggacCAGTGCATTAATAAATTCAGATATATTCAACGGTTTTTGTTTTGTGATTTTAAAATCTTCACCAACTACAAGTATCATCATATACTCCATTTGTCTTCACATGTccatttactactccctccgtccaccaatcaactacccatttgatggtcggcacggaaactaagaaagctgaaaaaggtggtgtaaaagtggtgtaaaatactaaaagggtagtgttaatatattttgattacttttactaatctttcattaGCTATTTGACATACATTATGCCTTGACTTATTAAAgtgttcatttttttataagctatttctttctttctttttttactctttaattaaataaactgaaaaattcagaaaataaataaactggaaataaataaataaactgaaaattagaaaataaataaataaattaattaaaaactggaaaataatttttttagaaaataaataaacttaaagttcgaaaataaataaataaactgaaaattcacaaaataaataaactggaattaaatacattaataaactgaaaattcgaaaataaataaataaattaaaatctggaaaattatttttttagaaaataaataaactggaattaaataaataaataaactgaaaattcgaaaataaataaataaataaaaatctggaaaattattttttttagaaaataattaaacttaaagttcgaaaataaataaataaactgaaaatttagaaaataaataaactggaaataaataaataaataaactgaaaatttgaaaataaataaataaactgaaaattcagaaaataaataaaatggaattaaataaataaattaactgaaaattcgaaaataaataaataaacttaaaattcagaaaataaataaactgaaaataaataaataaataaataaataaacttaaaattcgaaaaaaaaataaactggaaataaataaatgaataaataaactggaattaaaattttcagaaaataaataaataaataaactgaaaattgaaaaataaataaactgaaaattcaaaaaataaataaactggaaataaataaataaataaataaactgaaagttcgaaaataaataaataaattaaaatctgaaaaattattttatttagaaaataaataaactggaatgaaataaataaataaactgaaaattcgaaaataaataaataaataaattaaaatctggaaaattatttttttagaaaataaatcaacttaaagttcgaaaataaataaaataaactgaaaatttagaaaataaaataaactaaaaattcagaaaataaataaataaataaactggaaattcagaaaataaataagctggaattaaaaatttcagaaaataaataaataaataaactaaaaactggggaaaaaattagaaaataaataaactgaaaattcaaaaataaataaataaatatactgaaaattttgaaaataaataaattggaaaataaataagctggaaatttaaaatatcttact comes from Salvia miltiorrhiza cultivar Shanhuang (shh) chromosome 3, IMPLAD_Smil_shh, whole genome shotgun sequence and encodes:
- the LOC131015457 gene encoding lachrymatory-factor synthase-like, with the protein product MEADGNLKWEGKATAKLLKPTADEVWPLLADFFSLHKWLPTIDTCFKVVDDGDGKSGGLVRHCAASPRGGDPAVRWCRERLTGVDAAGRRLSYEVVDSNMGFKSYESTLRVVPIDGGDDPGCEIEWSFVADPVDGLSCEDLAKYVAMGLQGMARNMESALTTQSDAVAAALELI